In Lolium rigidum isolate FL_2022 chromosome 7, APGP_CSIRO_Lrig_0.1, whole genome shotgun sequence, the DNA window AAAGGGGTCCCGAGGCTGCCTGCCTCTTGCGTACTGTTGCCccgtttttatcttttttggcgGGTGCGGCTCGGCCAGGATAGCGGGAAAGGGCAAAAAGGTTCGGGGCCCCTCTTTTGGCAGCTGTTTCTCGTTTCCAGCCCTCTCGTTTCACGTAATTGTCTCGTCTGGTTTTCTTATCTTTTTGTtcaactatatatatatacacccTTGCTTGCATCTTCGATATACATAGTGCTACACATTCTGCCACTTTATTTGTCCGCCTCCTGTTCCATGGAAACGAGTATTTTGTTTCCACATACCCCCTTCAATGTCTACATGAATATCATGCTCCCTTCGATTCATAATAATTACCTAAACATAAATATATCTACGCgcttaaatatgtctagataatCTATTTTTAAGTAATTATTATTTTGAGATTATTGTATCCTAGATCTTTCTATACTAAGTTGCCCGCATTTAAACATAACACTATAGgtctggctttatatataaaccCCCAACAGTACGTGCGTACGGCACAACACAAAGCGTTCACATACAACCACACATACAAAGTCTGAGACCCAACACACTAATACCTCATAAGAGAGTACAACAGAGCACCCATCTCAAGATACTAGTCTAGCAGGATACATGACATAGTGATAAAGCAGTGAAACGGTACCAGAAACTCAAGTCCTCATCCTCGCGTGTAGCCTCCTAACCTCGTCTAGTGCCGCGTCCAGCGGGTCTTGTCCGTCCATCTGGTCAGAACCCTCCAGCTGCATGAAGATAGACATTTTGAAGTAAGTTGCCCGCTTCGTGTATGCATTCATGCAAATGATTACTTTGTTTGTAACTTTTTGTATAGCCACCCGAGGATATGCATCTAAggcaaataaaaaatatatattctGCATCGACACGTCTATAACACTGCTCATGACTGAGAGCAATTTTTTGTAAGGTTCATATTAAGCATCTTACGCACCGAGATAAttcatactacctctgtccatttttagatgtcaaaaatttgtcaaaattcgaatgtatctagacatattttaggcatagatacattcaaatttagatgaaccactggacatctattaacggacggagggagtactaattaaGTTGACTCATCTTTTTTTACATATATAATAGGTCCATAGCTCTACCCATGTGATCTCAATTTTGAGTTTCTCTGCACATACACAAATCTTAGCATTGAGACTCATATGAGTCTACGATGACACATGGTGTTGACTCAGACATAAGAAAAATATTAGGTGACTAAAATTCAGCAAAACCACAAATGTATTAGGTTTGGGACTTGGGTAGCCATGACAACCCGACCGGGGGTGTAACTTCAAATTCCGATGAGGAAATCGACGCCAACTACATGAAAGATGGCCAGTGAAAGGCATCCAAGGTTGATATCCTGAAGATGAGCATGTTCAGTTGTTATTCGCCATAGTTTTGTCACACTCAACATTTATATTTTTATAGCCCTCATGTCTTAGATTTGACTTTTAAACTTTGAATGGATTCTCTTAACCATGCTTTGCTTAATTAAGTTTGCACGTGGCAGAACCAATATTTGAAAAAACATGCGTTATATGAATAAAAATACGAGTACCCTTTATCCGCCGTTCAAACAAAGCAATTGACAAGTTGCAGCTTCAGAGACAAACATGGAACATAAAACGATCCAAAACCTATAAAGGTCCAAACACAGACTAAAATCTCTTGCAAGGACCATAACGTAAAATCCCACAGCGAAATAGTACCGCCGGGACAAAAACAAAAAACTCTTCATTGCGCCAAACATAGAGAAAAGACGGTCCCATCCCCCACTGTCCCTCCGCCACTGCAGCCGCCACCACTACTCCCCCCTTCCCCCTCCACTCCACTCTCCCCTTCTTCCACTCCTCTCAGCAGCCGCTCTCCCATCCCCGgctgctagggttagggttccgcATTCGCCCTCCCACCCCCGGCTCCCGCTCAGCCCCACCGCATTGCCCTGCCTTCCCTCCCCCGCAACCCAGCTCAGCGCAATCATTCCCCGAGCTGTCCCGCGTGCCGGTGCCGGCGCTCTGCCTCAGACCGAGAGCGACCATTCCTTCTCGTTTCCGCGGTAAGGAGATTCATGTGCAGTCGCTTCTAGTTTTCTTTGCTTCGTTGCCCTGCATTTGGGATTGGTTTTTCACTTTCTTGGATGGGTAAAGTGTTCCTCACTTTCTGTTGCTTTTGAGCCGTGTTCATGGCCGAAATCTTGGTGGTGGCTGCGGTTATAGTGGGCGGAGCTTAGCGCTTTAAGTTCTAGCACCTGCATTATTGGAGGTTAAAAGCCCAGGGTTTTTATCAACTGTCCTTGTGTTCCTTTTCCTTGGTAGCAAGCGTTTTTTCTCCTACTTGGATGCTCAAGATTCGGTTTCTACTGCCCTCTGGAAGCAGGAATCTGTGGCTAACTTGCTATCCCCGTGCTCATTTCAGGTCCCAAGGACTTAATCTGTTGGTTTTTTCTCTGGGACGCAGTGCAGATCAAGCTGAAAGGGACAAGTCTGTGGCTATCACTACCTGTGTGGTAGGTACACTCCAAGCTCAGTCCATCTTGCTCCGGCAAATGCCTCAGGTGCAGCGTTCCTGAGAGGCCTGCTAGCTTCCAACCTTTCCCGAGGAGGAGCGGCGATGGGGATTGTTGGGGGACTTCTGTTCCTGCTCTTGCTGGTGGCGGTCCCTGCATTCGGCCAGCTGCCGTCGCAGGACATCCTCGCGCTcctcgccttcaagaagggaatcaCGCACGACCCTGCCGGCTTCGTCACGGACTCCTGGAACGACGAGTCCATCGACTTCAACGGCTGCCCGGCCTCCTGGAACGGCGTCGTGTGCAACGGCGCCAGCGTGGCTGGAGTCGTGCTCGACGGGCACCGGATCTCGGGTGTCGCCGATCTCTCCGTGTTTGTCAACCTCACCATGCTCGTCAAGCTCTCCATGGCCAATAACAATCTCTCCGGGAGCCTCCCCAGCAATGTGGGTAGCCTCAAGAGCTTGAAGTTCCTGGATATCTCCAACAACCAGTTCTCAGGCTCAATCCCTGACGGCATTGGCAGCCTCCGGAGCCTGCAGAACATGTCGCTTGCCGGGAACAACTTCTCTGGTGCCCTGCCGGAGTCCATCGACGGGCTTGCGTCGCTTCAGTCGCTGGATGTGAGCGGCAACGCTTTATCCGGCCCGTTGCCGGTGGCTTTGAAGAGCCTCCGCAGCATGGTGGCTCTGAACCTCTCACGCAATGCCTTCACAAAGGGAATTCCTGCTGGGCTTGGTCTCCTTGTGAACCTCCAGTCTGTGGATCTGAGCTGGAACCAATTGGATGGTGGCGTTGATTGGAAGTTCTTGATCGAGTCAACTGTTGCTCATGTTGACTTCAGTGGGAACTTGCTCACCAGTACTACCCCCAAAGAACTCAAGTTTCTGGCAGATATTTCGGAGACAGTTCTATATCTCAACCTTAGCAACAACAAGTTGACTGGGTCATTGATAGATGGAGTTGAGCTCTCAACTTTTGGAAGATTGAAGGTGCTTGATCTGAGCAGTAATGACTTGTCCGGAGACCTCCCAGGGTTCAATTATGTTTACGATCTCGAGGTTTTGCGCCTTGCAAACAATGGATTCACTGGGTTTGTACCTAGTGGACTTCTCAAGGGAGATTCTCTGGTGTTGAATGAGCTGGACCTAAGTGCAAATAACCTGACAGGTATAAGCTCTAGTTAAAAATTTGTTTTTTTACTCATCTTGCTATTTCAGTTTATGCATGCCATGCAGTGCTTATTATGATTACAGTGGAAGTTTGATCCATTTATTTACAGCTTGTGTGAAACTTTGTCTTTTTTATTTTGCCCCtggtttctttctttctttctttctttctttctttcttcatgTCAGCTGTTTTTTTATGCCAGATATGATCTGGGCTGATCCATGGTTGACTTGGTACCAGCGTACCTCATTTGGAATCTTACCTCATGTAATTATATATTTTGAATTGTCTGTTCAGATTCAAATTTCTAAGTGCAAATCATTGCACATATTGCTGCCTATTGTGGCATTGCTTACAAACTCCGTTGATTTTCTCTAATGTAACAACTTGACTGGGGATAGCTAGCTGGATATAGTTTGGGTACTCGGAGCCATGTTTTTGCAGAGATATGCATCCCATTGGCATCACCGGGAGTTGGTGATGCACCATAGCAGTAGAGACAAGATAGAGAAGTTATGTTTAGTGAAATTACTTAGGATATGCATTTCGTGCAGAATATCAAAGCTCTTCGATTGCTCATAATTATGCACATGGTTTTTGACATGCTGAGAATCAGGCTAGTCAGGCATATATATATCCTGAAAGAGAGATGAAGCGGGATAACCCAAAAGGCCCTATGGTTTTGTTTAAGTTAACATCAATATGAATTTCTGTTGTCAGTACCTATTGCATAGTAGCATGCATTTGTATTTGTTGATTTTGTTACATTAATCTTCTGCTGGACTAATTTTCTACAATGTTGTGCTTCAGTCACCATTCTTTCTAGTTTGTTTACCATTGTAGGGCAGCGTGTGTTGTTGGCTTTAACTATTGTGGACCTTTCTAACATCAGCTAGTATTAATAGGAAGCAACCAATTGTGTACACAGGGTATGATGATAACTAGCTGCATACAAATGGGTGTTGTGCGGTCCATTTCATAAGTATGGCATGGTCACCTGGTGCCTTGCAGATCTGCATCTTATGTGAAATCGTCTTTCCTAGATTATCAGTATTAGGAAGAGGAGGAAAAATACGCATGCATCATTATCTGCATTCCTACTTTCCTAGCATGGAAATTGTCTATGATGACAATCTGTCAGTATCAGCTGATTAGTTTCTAGGTATTAGTTTTTTTTCTACTAATCGTAGTTCTCTATGCTCTGCAGGACATATCAATATGATCACATCGACTACCTTGCAAATCCTTAATCTGTCCTCAAATGCTCTTTTTGGGGATCTTCCATTGCTTGCTGGAAGCTGCACTGTGTTAGATCTGTCAAATAACCAGTTTAGAGGAAATTTATCAGTTTTTACAAAATGGAGCAATGACTTGGAATATGTTGACCTTAGCCAGAACAATCTAACTGGAACTATTCCAGATGTGAGCTCTCAATTCCTTCGCCTGAACTACCTAAATCTTTCTCATAATTCTCTAGCTGACACCATCCCTGGAGCTGTTGTTCAGTATCCCAAGCTTACTGTCCTTGACCTCAGCTCCAATCAGTTCAGTGGTCCTATTCCTACCAATCTGCTCACGTCCTCCATGCTGCATGAGCTCTACATGCAAGATAACATGCTTACTGGTGGCATATCTTTCCCAGGATCGACGTCCAAAAACTTCAGCCTTCAAGTGCTTGATATTTCTGGAAACCATTTTAGTGGCAGCCTCCCTGATGATATAGTCTCCCTGTCTGGCCTCCATGTTCTTGACGTATCTTCAAACAACTTCTCTGGTCCTTTGCCAGCTACTCTCACTAAACTGGCAGCACTTACAGCTCTTGACATATCAACAAACCAGTTCA includes these proteins:
- the LOC124678874 gene encoding LRR receptor-like serine/threonine-protein kinase GHR1, with product MGIVGGLLFLLLLVAVPAFGQLPSQDILALLAFKKGITHDPAGFVTDSWNDESIDFNGCPASWNGVVCNGASVAGVVLDGHRISGVADLSVFVNLTMLVKLSMANNNLSGSLPSNVGSLKSLKFLDISNNQFSGSIPDGIGSLRSLQNMSLAGNNFSGALPESIDGLASLQSLDVSGNALSGPLPVALKSLRSMVALNLSRNAFTKGIPAGLGLLVNLQSVDLSWNQLDGGVDWKFLIESTVAHVDFSGNLLTSTTPKELKFLADISETVLYLNLSNNKLTGSLIDGVELSTFGRLKVLDLSSNDLSGDLPGFNYVYDLEVLRLANNGFTGFVPSGLLKGDSLVLNELDLSANNLTGHINMITSTTLQILNLSSNALFGDLPLLAGSCTVLDLSNNQFRGNLSVFTKWSNDLEYVDLSQNNLTGTIPDVSSQFLRLNYLNLSHNSLADTIPGAVVQYPKLTVLDLSSNQFSGPIPTNLLTSSMLHELYMQDNMLTGGISFPGSTSKNFSLQVLDISGNHFSGSLPDDIVSLSGLHVLDVSSNNFSGPLPATLTKLAALTALDISTNQFTGPLPEALPDTLQSLNASYNDLSGVVPVNLRKFPESSFHPGNSRLEYPASSSGSGDSQSGSGGKSLSTAAKIALVAASVVVVVILILIAIMCHYKRISRQFPSSEKVTDKNLHRATKDIESMKRKDNKGSSEVSAEDLGAPRKGSTSEALSQEEKLSAVGGFSPSKGSRFSWSPDSGEAYAQEGLARLDVRSPDRLAGDLHFLDETITLTPEELSRAPAEVLGRSSHGTSYRATLENGVFLTVKWLREGVARPKKEFTKEAKKFANIRHPNVVGLRGYYWGPTPHEKLILSDYVSPGSLASFLYDRPGRRGPPLTWAQRLKIAVDVARGLNYLHFDRAMPHGNLKATNILLDGLDLNARVADYCLHRLMTQAGVVEQILDLGVLGYRAPELAASKKPSPSFKSDVYAFGVALLELLTGRCAGDVISGPEGSVDLTDWVRLRVAEGRGSECFDPAMASDSENPQAVKGMKEVLGIALRCILPVSERPGIKSVYEDLSSI